A genomic stretch from Pirellulales bacterium includes:
- the sppA gene encoding signal peptide peptidase SppA, protein MKLRHAAYLAAFCVLIAGRLAGAADDKSASDKTDKAADKAKAKLSLASFMLDESYPEGPGQPGIFGELSPNLSKIIERMDKASADDKIFGIVIHIDDADLGRGKVDELRAAIARARKAGKKVYADLYEARSPGYLLACGCDEIIMPPVSELTVAGVRLEITYFKNLLDKLGIKADMLQMGAYKGADEPLTRDKMSPEFRQQTEKVVDDYYQQLVDTIAADRKLDVGKVKDLIDEGLFTAERAKEVGLIDQVAYLDEFRKDLAQKQHADEVNLVEDYGKQQLDEEDMSGFAGFMKMFELISGSEPRGKVSANQKIAIVYAVGEINTGESKGGMTGEKLGSETIIKALKEAETDPKVAAIVLRVDSPGGSAMASDLMWREITRIKSKKPIVASMGDIAASGGYYISMGCTKIFAEPGTLTGSIGVVGGKVALKGLFDKIGVSTDSISRGKNNGWMSSDEPFSDSEREVITRLMKDCYKQFTEKAAQGRNMPLADLESLAGGRLYSGRMAKQSKLVDELGTLDDAVAEAKRLAGLKSDEKVERLILPKPRSFLEELLGGPLMQSEAKFMPSNVAGAIGELLGQFQQAEEFARLFSEPAVLVMPYQVRIK, encoded by the coding sequence ATGAAATTGCGACATGCGGCATACCTGGCGGCGTTTTGTGTATTGATTGCGGGGCGGCTGGCCGGGGCAGCCGACGATAAATCGGCCAGTGACAAAACCGACAAAGCGGCCGACAAGGCGAAAGCCAAACTCTCGCTGGCCAGCTTCATGCTCGACGAATCGTATCCCGAAGGGCCCGGACAGCCGGGCATCTTTGGCGAGCTTTCGCCCAATCTGAGCAAAATTATCGAACGGATGGATAAAGCCTCCGCCGACGACAAAATTTTCGGCATTGTCATCCACATTGACGATGCCGATCTGGGCCGCGGCAAAGTCGACGAATTGCGGGCCGCTATCGCACGGGCTCGCAAAGCCGGCAAGAAAGTGTATGCCGATTTGTACGAAGCCCGCAGCCCAGGCTACTTGCTGGCCTGCGGTTGCGATGAAATCATCATGCCGCCGGTCAGCGAGCTGACGGTGGCCGGCGTGCGGCTGGAGATCACGTATTTCAAAAACTTGCTCGACAAGCTGGGCATCAAGGCTGACATGCTGCAGATGGGCGCGTACAAGGGGGCGGACGAGCCGCTGACGCGCGACAAAATGAGTCCGGAGTTCCGCCAGCAGACGGAGAAAGTCGTCGACGATTATTACCAGCAGTTGGTGGACACGATCGCCGCGGATCGGAAGCTGGATGTGGGCAAGGTGAAGGATTTAATCGACGAGGGTTTGTTTACTGCGGAGCGCGCCAAGGAAGTGGGACTGATCGATCAAGTCGCTTATCTGGACGAATTCCGCAAGGACCTGGCGCAGAAACAGCATGCAGATGAAGTGAACCTGGTCGAAGATTACGGCAAGCAACAGCTCGACGAAGAAGATATGTCTGGCTTTGCCGGCTTCATGAAGATGTTCGAACTGATTTCTGGATCGGAGCCGCGCGGCAAGGTGAGTGCTAACCAGAAGATCGCTATTGTTTACGCCGTGGGCGAAATCAACACCGGCGAAAGCAAAGGGGGCATGACCGGTGAAAAACTGGGAAGCGAAACCATCATTAAGGCGCTCAAGGAGGCGGAAACCGATCCTAAGGTGGCGGCCATTGTGCTGCGGGTCGACAGCCCTGGCGGATCGGCCATGGCCAGCGATTTAATGTGGCGCGAAATTACGCGGATTAAATCTAAAAAACCCATCGTGGCTAGCATGGGCGACATCGCGGCCAGCGGCGGATACTACATTTCGATGGGTTGCACGAAAATATTTGCGGAGCCAGGCACGCTGACCGGCTCGATTGGCGTGGTTGGCGGGAAAGTGGCGCTGAAGGGGCTGTTCGACAAAATCGGCGTGTCGACCGATAGCATCAGCCGCGGCAAAAACAACGGCTGGATGTCGTCGGACGAGCCGTTTTCCGACTCGGAGCGAGAGGTCATCACCCGCTTGATGAAGGATTGTTATAAGCAGTTTACCGAAAAGGCGGCGCAGGGACGGAATATGCCGCTGGCGGATTTGGAATCGCTGGCCGGCGGACGGCTGTATTCGGGCCGCATGGCTAAGCAGAGCAAACTGGTTGACGAATTGGGCACGCTGGACGACGCCGTGGCCGAAGCCAAGCGGCTGGCGGGACTCAAGAGCGACGAGAAAGTTGAACGGCTGATTTTGCCCAAGCCCCGGTCGTTTTTGGAAGAATTGCTGGGCGGCCCGCTGATGCAGTCGGAAGCGAAGTTCATGCCTTCCAATGTGGCAGGCGCCATTGGCGAGTTACTGGGTCAATTCCAGCAAGCGGAAGAATTCGCGAGGCTCTTTTCCGAACCAGCCGTGCTGGTGATGCCGTACCAAGTGCGAATAAAGTAA
- the lexA gene encoding transcriptional repressor LexA gives MSETEQLTKRQKAVYEFIRDKIRNRGYGPTVREIGEHFDIASPNGVMCHLKALEKKGLISREPNMSRAIQLEHDERGLPLSGRVAAGVMHEAIEQDERLDFEAVFNNKRNNLFALKVSGDSMIDAHIDDGDFVIIRRQQTALPGQIVVAQTPDGEATLKRYFPEKAKKRIRLQPANPDMGPIYVKDCRILGIVSGVVRKVD, from the coding sequence ATGTCGGAAACCGAACAGCTCACCAAGCGGCAAAAAGCCGTGTACGAATTTATCCGCGATAAAATTCGCAACCGCGGTTACGGCCCCACCGTTCGGGAAATCGGGGAACATTTCGACATCGCCTCGCCCAACGGCGTCATGTGCCACCTCAAGGCCCTCGAGAAAAAAGGGCTCATTTCACGCGAACCCAACATGTCGCGGGCCATTCAACTGGAACACGACGAACGGGGGCTCCCACTTTCCGGCCGTGTGGCGGCCGGCGTGATGCACGAAGCCATTGAACAAGACGAGCGGCTCGATTTTGAGGCCGTGTTCAACAACAAGCGCAACAACTTGTTTGCCTTGAAAGTGAGCGGCGACTCGATGATCGACGCCCACATTGACGACGGCGATTTTGTCATCATTCGCCGCCAGCAAACCGCCCTGCCCGGCCAAATTGTCGTGGCCCAAACCCCCGACGGCGAAGCCACGCTGAAGCGATACTTTCCCGAGAAAGCCAAAAAACGTATCCGCTTGCAGCCGGCCAATCCCGACATGGGCCCCATTTACGTGAAAGATTGCCGCATTTTGGGCATTGTTTCCGGCGTGGTGCGAAAAGTGGACTAG
- a CDS encoding DUF1501 domain-containing protein encodes MPAHTGGCSVHGSQSGGNRRQFLKHTAAAVGGVALPQFLHRPAVAATQRLLNPGAKPLLKLTPGVKSVVYVVLSGGPSQLDMYDMKPDAPAEIRGEFRPINTNVPGIRVCEHLPLHAKIADKFAIVNGVETTDCHDPKLAAAAQRGFGAQVEVLGLPNSPGEPGRIEYQDVKRVALPHGDWDTHGRVLGRELSIFEELREKLPAYDRLLYALITDVYQRGLDKDVLIIAHGEFGRAPWINEYGGRNHWAPSGSVLFAGGGLKMGQVIGDTGPIGERDRLHTQPYRAGNIIAMVYRHLYPGLSLPPTAEPIAELV; translated from the coding sequence ATGCCAGCGCACACCGGCGGTTGTTCTGTACACGGTTCCCAGTCCGGCGGCAATCGTCGCCAGTTTCTCAAGCACACCGCGGCGGCCGTGGGTGGCGTGGCGCTGCCGCAGTTTTTGCACCGCCCCGCAGTTGCGGCCACGCAGCGGTTGCTGAATCCAGGTGCGAAGCCGCTGCTGAAATTAACGCCCGGCGTGAAATCGGTGGTGTATGTGGTGCTTTCCGGCGGGCCCAGCCAGTTAGATATGTACGACATGAAACCCGACGCGCCGGCAGAAATTCGCGGCGAGTTCCGGCCGATCAACACCAACGTGCCGGGCATTCGGGTGTGCGAACACTTGCCGCTGCACGCGAAAATTGCCGACAAGTTTGCGATTGTCAACGGCGTAGAGACGACCGACTGTCACGATCCAAAACTGGCAGCCGCCGCCCAGCGCGGATTTGGCGCGCAGGTGGAAGTGTTGGGATTGCCCAATTCGCCGGGTGAACCGGGCCGAATCGAATATCAGGACGTGAAGCGCGTAGCGTTACCGCACGGCGATTGGGATACCCACGGCCGTGTGTTGGGGCGGGAACTGTCTATCTTTGAGGAACTGCGCGAGAAGCTGCCGGCGTACGATCGGTTGCTTTACGCGCTAATTACCGACGTGTATCAGCGCGGGCTGGATAAGGACGTGCTGATTATTGCTCACGGCGAGTTCGGCCGCGCGCCGTGGATCAACGAATACGGCGGACGCAATCACTGGGCGCCATCAGGCAGCGTGCTGTTTGCCGGCGGCGGGTTGAAAATGGGGCAAGTGATTGGCGATACCGGCCCGATCGGCGAGCGGGACCGCTTGCATACGCAACCGTACCGGGCAGGGAATATTATCGCGATGGTCTACCGGCATCTGTATCCCGGGCTTTCCTTGCCGCCGACTGCGGAGCCAATCGCGGAATTGGTTTGA
- a CDS encoding alpha/beta hydrolase-fold protein produces the protein MKASGVSRRSPMSPSDIYGENMRRVVPNLHFRLSVVVWAALLSHGAPAVVWATPSVFEITLSSAVAKQPITGRLFVFTQSLNNPGSSGVDRPVSEPRLGPNWFAPEPFFGLDVRDFGPGQSRRIDDEADGFPDKLSNLPPGRYRVQAVLHHNLDAAFPGRGEGNFYSPTQEVEINDSQQTSQVELSLDHVVPPEPWPESRWVQEIVLRSPSLSAFHHRDVLERCGVALPASYYDQPERRYPVIFLVPGFGGSHRDALQFATQPPTAEEGEEEFIRVFLTGDCLWGHHVFADSATNGPRGQALVQELIPEIDRRFRTIADRNARFLYGHSSGGWSVLWLMINYPETFGGVWSISPDPVDFRDFQRVNLYADPPQSMYTDEAGNRRPLARAGDHVALWYDSFAHMDDVLKRGGQLRSFEAVFSPLGPDGEPLKLWDRSTGLINSDVARDWQNYDIRLQIEAHWPKLQPLLAGRVHITVGDRDTFYLDGAVHRLAESLSHLGSDAEIKFLPGRGHSDLLTSELYHSIRKQMSELFRQENKSN, from the coding sequence ATGAAGGCAAGCGGTGTTAGCCGCCGCTCGCCGATGTCGCCTAGCGATATTTATGGAGAAAATATGCGCCGCGTCGTGCCTAATTTGCACTTCCGCTTAAGCGTTGTGGTTTGGGCCGCGCTGTTGTCGCACGGCGCGCCTGCCGTCGTCTGGGCAACACCTTCGGTTTTTGAAATCACGCTGTCTTCCGCGGTCGCCAAGCAACCGATCACCGGGCGATTGTTCGTATTTACGCAATCTCTGAATAACCCCGGTAGCAGCGGCGTTGATCGCCCGGTCTCGGAACCCCGCCTCGGTCCAAATTGGTTCGCGCCCGAACCTTTTTTCGGACTCGACGTGCGCGATTTTGGTCCCGGCCAATCGCGGCGCATTGACGACGAGGCCGACGGCTTTCCCGATAAGCTATCGAACTTGCCGCCGGGCCGCTATCGCGTTCAGGCGGTGCTGCATCACAACCTCGATGCGGCATTTCCCGGGCGTGGCGAAGGAAACTTTTACAGCCCGACGCAAGAAGTGGAAATCAACGACTCGCAACAAACTTCCCAGGTGGAGCTGTCGCTCGATCACGTTGTGCCGCCTGAGCCCTGGCCCGAGTCGCGCTGGGTGCAGGAAATCGTGCTGCGCAGCCCGAGTCTTAGCGCCTTCCATCATCGCGATGTGCTGGAGCGCTGCGGCGTCGCGCTGCCGGCGTCGTATTACGACCAGCCCGAGCGGCGCTATCCGGTGATTTTTCTGGTTCCCGGCTTCGGAGGCTCCCACCGCGATGCTTTGCAATTTGCCACCCAGCCGCCGACCGCCGAAGAAGGAGAAGAGGAGTTCATCCGCGTATTTCTCACCGGCGACTGCCTGTGGGGACATCACGTGTTTGCCGACAGCGCCACCAACGGCCCGCGCGGCCAAGCGCTAGTTCAAGAATTGATTCCCGAAATCGACCGTCGCTTTCGGACCATCGCCGACCGCAATGCGCGGTTTTTATACGGGCACAGTTCCGGCGGCTGGTCCGTGTTGTGGCTGATGATCAATTACCCGGAGACGTTCGGCGGCGTGTGGAGCATTTCGCCCGATCCGGTCGATTTCCGCGATTTTCAACGAGTGAATTTGTACGCCGACCCGCCGCAAAGCATGTACACCGACGAAGCGGGCAATCGCCGTCCGCTGGCCCGCGCCGGCGATCACGTGGCACTCTGGTACGATTCGTTTGCCCACATGGACGACGTGCTGAAACGGGGCGGCCAGTTGCGATCGTTCGAAGCGGTGTTCAGCCCGTTGGGTCCCGATGGCGAACCGCTGAAATTGTGGGACCGCTCCACGGGCCTGATCAATTCCGATGTCGCCCGCGATTGGCAAAACTACGACATTCGCTTGCAAATCGAAGCCCATTGGCCCAAATTGCAGCCGCTTTTGGCGGGCCGAGTGCACATAACCGTGGGCGACCGCGACACGTTCTATCTCGACGGGGCGGTGCATCGACTGGCCGAATCGCTCAGCCATTTAGGAAGCGACGCCGAAATCAAGTTTCTTCCTGGGCGCGGACACAGCGACTTGTTGACGTCGGAACTTTACCATTCGATTCGCAAGCAAATGAGCGAGCTGTTCCGCCAAGAAAACAAGAGCAATTAG
- a CDS encoding DUF4340 domain-containing protein — MNENTKTISFVVAAAAVLLLAWAFRPVPPPLVTNELVGKSLFPDLDDPLKAKRMRIVTFDESTSQVREFEVAQVNGVWSLPSHKNYPADAKEQMASAAAALVDLKVLAPVSNDARDHELYGVVEPKTSEDQFGEKGVGKLVVIEDENGKALAKLIIGKEDKPSHSDELAGSQTQLRFVRVPGQDQVYRVQMNADKFSTNFSDWIETDLLKLNPWDIEDIKLHDYSVTDKLTPTGEIQPALMPRADIDLAYDDKTNKWNLKALQEYKDGKPTDIKLTGDEELNSAKLNDLKSALGSLKIVDVARKPSQLSADLKTEKGAIHEEAMGDLARRGFLPALVHNQFQIVSNDGEATLSMKDGVQYVLRFGEVAGIDSGSDTDKKKSPDGEKKDAQGEKAETAGGKAAAAGDNKSQPAAADDAEKGSEDPAAKNGGLSRYIMVMAQFNPDLISKPDLQPLPDIKKAPEKSAAGKTESGPADGAKANAPDKKADAKAESKKDAKKDDSKAGSETASKDDTDDLEALEAQRDRIEKENKRKQDEYDEKIKAGQQRAKELNARFSDWYYVVGNDTYRKIHLGQADIIQKKAPAEGKETGHAAIPKNPFELPGLPGATGQN; from the coding sequence ATGAACGAAAACACTAAAACCATCTCGTTTGTCGTTGCCGCCGCGGCGGTGTTGCTGCTGGCCTGGGCGTTTCGGCCCGTTCCCCCGCCCCTGGTAACCAACGAACTTGTGGGCAAATCGCTGTTTCCGGATTTGGACGATCCGCTGAAGGCCAAGCGGATGCGGATTGTGACGTTTGACGAAAGCACCAGCCAGGTTCGCGAGTTTGAAGTGGCGCAAGTGAACGGCGTGTGGTCGCTGCCGTCGCATAAAAATTATCCGGCCGATGCCAAGGAACAAATGGCTTCCGCCGCCGCGGCACTGGTCGATTTAAAAGTTTTGGCCCCGGTGAGCAACGACGCCCGAGATCATGAGCTGTACGGCGTGGTCGAGCCGAAAACATCGGAAGACCAGTTTGGAGAAAAAGGGGTCGGCAAACTGGTCGTGATCGAGGACGAAAACGGCAAAGCGCTGGCCAAGCTGATCATCGGCAAGGAAGATAAGCCCAGCCACAGCGACGAATTGGCCGGCTCACAAACGCAACTAAGGTTTGTGCGGGTTCCGGGTCAGGATCAGGTGTATCGCGTGCAGATGAATGCGGACAAATTCAGCACGAACTTTTCCGATTGGATTGAAACCGATTTGCTCAAACTCAACCCGTGGGACATTGAGGACATTAAGCTGCACGATTATTCGGTGACCGACAAGCTGACTCCGACGGGCGAAATTCAACCGGCCCTGATGCCGCGGGCCGACATCGATTTGGCTTACGACGATAAAACGAACAAGTGGAACTTGAAAGCTTTGCAGGAGTATAAGGATGGGAAGCCGACGGACATTAAACTGACGGGGGACGAAGAACTCAACTCGGCCAAATTGAACGATTTGAAATCGGCCTTGGGAAGTTTAAAAATCGTCGACGTGGCCCGTAAGCCGTCGCAACTTAGCGCCGACTTGAAGACCGAGAAGGGGGCAATTCACGAGGAAGCGATGGGTGATTTGGCGCGCCGCGGATTTTTGCCGGCCCTGGTGCACAATCAATTCCAGATTGTTTCCAACGACGGCGAAGCCACGCTCTCGATGAAGGACGGCGTCCAATACGTGCTGCGGTTTGGCGAAGTGGCGGGAATCGACTCGGGCAGCGACACCGACAAGAAAAAATCGCCGGACGGCGAAAAGAAAGACGCCCAGGGGGAAAAAGCGGAAACCGCCGGCGGTAAAGCGGCGGCGGCGGGCGACAATAAATCGCAACCGGCGGCGGCCGATGATGCCGAAAAAGGGAGCGAAGATCCAGCGGCAAAAAACGGCGGCTTGAGCCGGTACATCATGGTGATGGCCCAGTTCAATCCCGACCTGATTTCCAAGCCCGATTTGCAACCGTTGCCGGACATTAAAAAGGCGCCGGAAAAATCAGCGGCCGGAAAAACGGAGTCTGGCCCGGCCGATGGCGCGAAAGCCAATGCGCCGGACAAAAAAGCCGACGCGAAGGCCGAAAGCAAAAAAGACGCGAAAAAAGACGACTCCAAAGCGGGCAGCGAAACGGCGTCCAAAGACGACACCGACGATTTGGAAGCCTTGGAAGCCCAACGCGACCGAATCGAAAAGGAAAACAAGCGCAAGCAAGACGAGTACGACGAGAAAATTAAAGCAGGCCAGCAGCGCGCTAAGGAGTTGAATGCGCGGTTTTCGGATTGGTACTACGTAGTGGGAAACGACACCTACCGTAAAATTCATCTGGGCCAGGCCGACATTATCCAGAAGAAAGCCCCCGCCGAAGGCAAAGAAACGGGTCATGCCGCCATCCCCAAAAATCCGTTTGAACTTCCCGGCTTGCCCGGCGCCACGGGGCAAAATTGA
- a CDS encoding four helix bundle protein, which translates to MRDFRQIAVWEKAHQFTLTAYRTVASFPTSERFELSKQITRAACSIGANIAEGCGRGGDGELRQFLKIAVGSAYEVENNLLLARDLGFLKPEQHQPLEEQIKEVQRMLAAFIRKIETDLNRNE; encoded by the coding sequence ATGAGAGATTTTCGACAGATTGCAGTGTGGGAGAAGGCCCATCAATTTACATTAACTGCTTACCGGACGGTTGCATCATTTCCGACGAGTGAAAGGTTTGAATTATCGAAGCAGATCACGCGAGCCGCATGTTCCATCGGCGCCAACATTGCCGAAGGTTGTGGCCGTGGCGGTGACGGCGAGTTGCGACAGTTTTTGAAAATTGCCGTGGGGTCCGCCTACGAAGTGGAAAATAATTTACTGCTGGCAAGAGATTTAGGATTTCTCAAGCCGGAGCAACATCAGCCGCTTGAGGAACAGATTAAAGAAGTTCAACGCATGCTCGCCGCGTTCATCCGCAAAATCGAAACTGATCTTAACCGTAACGAATGA
- a CDS encoding Gldg family protein, producing the protein MNPHVIRAIFRRNFVSYFSNPTGYVFICVFVLLGSFSAFWPDEFFNANLANLDQLNRWFPYIMLVFIPAITMSIWADERRQGTDELLLTIPAADIDVVLGKYFAAVAIFSVSLLFSLFCNWAVLNTLGVPDVGLLLGTYFGYWMVGLAMLAIGMVASFLTGNLTVAFILGVAFNAPLVFLNVLDVIVRGSSWTATAKGWSIGEEMGDFGRGVISLPAICYFLMIAVVMLYLCMVLIGRRHWLGGRGGKSMGPHYVIRALALAALAVGVNLLVQNLNLRADVTQERLNSIAPETKKLISGLDPQHPVVIEAFISSNVPEEFVQTRADLMNLLREFSQLSCGKIRTNVHANVEPLTEEAERAEQQFGIAPEEVFTQSRGVWKNEDIYLGAAITCGLEKMVIPFFERGVPVEYELVRSLATITQQKRKRVGVLQTDAELFGGFDFSGGQPRQRPNERLIEELGKQYDVVRVDPSNPITEKYDVLLAVEPSSLPQAQLTNFIEAVKNGQPTAIFEDPLAFYVPGLERVGTGIPRRSRQNPMMPFQQPPAEPKGDIQQLWDLLGVQLIQKSRRGIFGDLDSDFAVVWQDFKPEKLSGIDQLTPEYVFISKDAPHAADPFEPLNEKNPITAGLQDLILPLPGGLVKLNAASTNFEPLVRTGNNTGLIMVKDLLASRAAADIRNHESPTNEEYVLAAQITGKPKSSEDEEDAAKPAAKTSADKAAVGKAEAGKNDTDQKNVNPKGDEKGDGKGNAKEKQGDDKSKSSDIANGNQNGLNVVLVADADMLASLFFDSRARRSPDSELQIDTDNVTFVLNALDVLAGDMRFVELRNKRPIHRPLERIVAQTQEARDKTETALNDYKKASQEQEDKLEQEYKETKDQLESELSKLQQQENADPNVLREKGIDLSLKLQVAGRRKDVTEEHLRREAEKQIEKAGSELVTSVHSVQDSYKLWSVILPPIPPLLVAFFVYFHRRSKEREGVAKARLR; encoded by the coding sequence ATGAATCCACACGTTATTCGAGCGATTTTCCGGCGGAATTTCGTCAGCTATTTCAGCAACCCCACCGGCTACGTGTTTATTTGCGTGTTCGTGTTGCTGGGGTCGTTTTCCGCGTTTTGGCCGGACGAATTTTTCAATGCCAATTTAGCAAACCTGGATCAACTGAATCGTTGGTTCCCGTACATTATGTTGGTGTTCATCCCAGCCATCACGATGAGCATTTGGGCCGATGAGCGCCGGCAAGGGACCGATGAATTATTGTTGACGATTCCGGCGGCCGACATCGACGTAGTGTTGGGCAAATATTTTGCGGCGGTGGCAATTTTCAGCGTGTCGCTGTTGTTTTCGCTGTTTTGCAATTGGGCGGTGCTAAACACGCTGGGTGTGCCTGACGTCGGTTTGTTGTTGGGCACGTATTTTGGTTACTGGATGGTTGGCCTCGCGATGCTGGCCATCGGCATGGTGGCTTCGTTTTTAACCGGCAATTTGACCGTGGCGTTTATTTTGGGCGTGGCGTTCAATGCGCCGCTGGTGTTTTTGAACGTGCTGGACGTGATTGTGCGCGGCTCGTCGTGGACCGCCACGGCCAAGGGTTGGAGCATTGGAGAGGAAATGGGTGATTTTGGCCGCGGCGTCATCAGCCTGCCGGCGATTTGCTATTTTCTGATGATTGCCGTCGTAATGCTGTACCTGTGCATGGTGCTCATTGGCCGGCGGCATTGGCTGGGAGGCCGCGGCGGAAAATCGATGGGGCCCCATTATGTGATTCGGGCGCTCGCGCTGGCGGCGCTGGCCGTGGGCGTGAACCTGCTGGTGCAGAACCTCAATTTGCGGGCAGATGTGACGCAGGAGCGTTTGAATTCGATCGCGCCGGAAACGAAGAAGCTGATTTCCGGATTGGATCCTCAGCATCCGGTCGTGATCGAGGCCTTCATTAGCAGCAATGTGCCCGAAGAATTTGTGCAGACACGGGCGGATTTGATGAATTTGCTGCGCGAGTTTTCGCAGCTTTCCTGCGGCAAAATTCGCACGAACGTACACGCCAATGTCGAACCGCTTACCGAAGAAGCCGAACGCGCCGAGCAGCAATTTGGCATTGCGCCGGAGGAAGTCTTCACGCAATCCCGTGGCGTGTGGAAGAATGAAGACATTTATCTGGGCGCCGCCATTACCTGTGGTCTGGAAAAAATGGTCATTCCGTTTTTTGAGCGCGGCGTGCCGGTGGAATACGAATTGGTGCGCTCGCTGGCCACCATTACGCAGCAAAAACGGAAGCGCGTGGGTGTGCTGCAGACCGACGCGGAACTGTTCGGCGGGTTTGATTTCAGCGGTGGCCAGCCTCGGCAACGCCCCAACGAACGGTTGATTGAAGAATTGGGCAAGCAGTACGACGTGGTGCGCGTCGATCCATCGAATCCGATCACCGAGAAGTACGACGTGCTGCTGGCGGTTGAACCTTCCTCGCTGCCGCAAGCGCAATTGACGAATTTCATCGAGGCCGTGAAGAATGGCCAGCCGACCGCCATTTTTGAAGACCCGTTGGCGTTTTATGTGCCGGGCTTGGAACGCGTAGGGACGGGCATTCCTCGGCGTTCCCGGCAAAACCCCATGATGCCTTTTCAACAGCCGCCGGCCGAGCCGAAGGGAGACATCCAGCAACTTTGGGATTTGCTGGGAGTGCAATTGATCCAGAAAAGCCGGCGCGGAATTTTCGGCGACTTGGACAGCGATTTCGCCGTGGTGTGGCAAGATTTTAAGCCGGAAAAGTTGTCGGGCATCGATCAGCTAACGCCGGAATACGTGTTTATCAGCAAAGATGCTCCGCATGCCGCCGATCCGTTCGAACCGCTCAATGAAAAGAACCCAATCACGGCCGGGCTGCAAGATTTAATTTTGCCATTGCCCGGCGGCCTGGTGAAGCTGAACGCCGCCAGCACCAATTTTGAGCCGCTGGTGCGGACCGGCAACAACACCGGGTTAATTATGGTGAAAGATTTGCTGGCCTCGCGAGCGGCGGCAGACATCCGGAACCATGAATCACCCACGAACGAAGAATATGTGTTGGCGGCGCAGATTACGGGAAAGCCAAAGTCAAGTGAAGATGAAGAAGATGCAGCCAAGCCGGCGGCCAAAACCAGCGCTGACAAGGCTGCGGTCGGCAAAGCGGAAGCCGGCAAAAACGACACCGATCAGAAAAACGTCAATCCCAAGGGGGATGAGAAAGGTGACGGCAAAGGGAATGCTAAAGAAAAGCAGGGGGACGACAAAAGTAAATCGTCCGACATCGCTAACGGCAATCAAAACGGATTAAACGTGGTGCTGGTGGCCGATGCCGACATGTTGGCGTCGCTGTTTTTCGACAGCCGGGCCCGCCGCTCGCCGGACAGCGAATTGCAAATCGACACCGACAACGTCACGTTTGTGCTAAACGCCCTGGACGTGCTGGCGGGAGACATGCGGTTTGTGGAGTTGCGAAACAAGCGCCCTATTCATCGGCCGTTGGAGCGGATTGTGGCCCAAACGCAGGAAGCCCGTGATAAAACGGAGACCGCGCTCAACGATTACAAAAAAGCCAGCCAGGAGCAGGAAGATAAGTTGGAACAGGAATACAAAGAGACGAAAGATCAGTTGGAAAGCGAGCTCAGCAAACTTCAACAACAAGAAAATGCCGATCCCAATGTTTTGCGCGAGAAAGGAATCGATTTATCGCTCAAGTTGCAAGTCGCCGGACGCCGGAAAGATGTTACGGAAGAGCATTTGCGACGGGAAGCGGAAAAGCAAATCGAAAAAGCCGGCAGCGAGTTGGTGACCTCGGTCCATAGCGTGCAAGACAGTTACAAGTTGTGGAGCGTTATTTTGCCGCCGATTCCGCCGCTGCTGGTGGCGTTTTTTGTCTATTTCCATCGTCGTTCCAAGGAGCGCGAAGGGGTTGCCAAAGCGCGGCTGAGATAG